The following are from one region of the Salvelinus alpinus chromosome 16, SLU_Salpinus.1, whole genome shotgun sequence genome:
- the enc3 gene encoding ectodermal-neural cortex 3, whose translation MSVSNHENRKSRSSSGSMNIQLFHKTSHADSLLTQLNLLRKRRVFTDVVLRAGNRVFPCHRAVLASCSRYFEAMFSGGLRESRDAEVNFRDTLHPEVLELLLDYAYSARVIINEENAESLLEAGDMLQFHDIRDACSEFLEKNLAPSNCLGMMLLSDARQCQRLYELSWRMCLANFATLNKTEDFLSLPKDKVQELVFSEELEVEDESLVYEAVIDWVKADIERRLGDLPELLRCVRLALLPETYLLKNVASEELVMGHKVGREIVEDAVRCKMRILQNDGIVTGFCARPRKVSQALLLLGGQTFMCDKVYMIDNKTKEITPKTDIPSPRKECSACAIGCKVYVTGGRGSENGASKDMWVYDTLHDEWSKAAPMLVARFGHGTAELDHILYVVGGHTSLAGSFPASPSVSLKQVEQYDPQTNKWILVAPLREGVSNAAVVGAKNKLFVFGGTSVNRDKFPKVQCFDPVQNRWTVPASCPQLWRYTAAAVVGNHVVVIGGDTEFSASSAYRFNSETFQWSKFGDVMAKRISCHAVASGNRLYVVGGYFGAQRCKTLDCYDPSTDSWDSVTSVPYSLIPTAFVSTWKYLSA comes from the coding sequence ATGTCTGTGAGCAACCATGAAAACAGGAAGTCCCGCTCTAGCTCTGGCTCCATGAACATCCAGCTATTCCACAAGACGTCTCATGCGGACAGCCTCCTGACCCAGCTCAACCTGCTCCGTAAGCGAAGAGTCTTCACTGACGTGGTCCTGAGGGCCGGGAACCGTGTCTTCCCTTGCCACCGTGCAGTGCTGGCCTCCTGCAGCCGCTACTTTGAGGCCATGTTTAGCGGAGGCCTGAGGGAGAGCCGCGATGCCGAGGTCAACTTCCGCGACACGCTGCACCCAGAGGTGCTGGAGTTACTGTTAGACTATGCCTACTCGGCCCGCGTCATCATCAACGAGGAGAACGCAGAGTCCCTTCTGGAGGCCGGGGACATGCTCCAGTTTCACGACATCCGAGACGCCTGCTCTGAgttcctagagaaaaacctggcaCCGTCCAACTGCCTGGGCATGATGCTGCTGTCAGATGCCCGCCAGTGCCAGCGGCTCTACGAGCTCTCCTGGAGGATGTGCCTGGCCAACTTCGCCACCCTCAACAAGACGGAGGACTTCCTTAGTCTCCCTAAAGACAAGGTTCAGGAGCTTGTGTTCAGCGAGGAACTGGAGGTGGAGGATGAGAGCCTGGTGTACGAGGCTGTGATAGACTGGGTAAAGGCGGACAtagagaggaggctgggtgacCTGCCGGAGCTGCTGCGCTGTGTGCGCCTGGCCCTGCTGCCCGAGACATACCTGCTGAAGAACGTGGCCTCTGAGGAGCTGGTGATGGGACACAAAGTGGGCCGGGAGATCGTGGAGGATGCAGTGCGATGTAAGATGAGGATCCTCCAGAACGATGGCATTGTGACAGGGTTCTGCGCCAGGCCCAGGAAGGTCAGCCAGGCCCTGCTTCTCCTGGGTGGTCAGACCTTCATGTGTGACAAGGTGTACATGATCGACAACAAGACCAAGGAGATCACCCCGAAAACTGACATCCCCAGCCCTCGTAAGGAGTGCAGCGCCTGCGCCATTGGCTGCAAGGTCTACGTGACTGGGGGGAGGGGCTCTGAGAACGGGGCCTCCAAAGATATGTGGGTCTACGATACCCTGCATGATGAGTGGTCTAAAGCCGCGCCCATGCTGGTGGCCAGGTTCGGACACGGGACAGCTGAGCTTGATCACATCCTGTACGTTGTAGGTGGACACACCTCTCTGGCCGGCTCCTTCCCAGCCTCTCCGTCagtctctctgaaacaggtggaGCAGTATGACCCACAGACCAACAAGTGGATCCTTGTAGCTCCTCTCAGAGAGGGGGTTAGCAATGCTGCGGTGGTGGGGGCCAAGAACAAGCTGTTTGTCTTCGGGGGCACCAGCGTCAACCGAGATAAGTTTCCCAAGGTGCAGTGCTTCGACCCGGTCCAGAACAGGTGGACGGTGCCCGCTTCCTGCCCTCAGCTCTGGCGCTACACGGCGGCGGCTGTCGTAGGCAACCACGTCGTAGTGATCGGTGGAGACACGGAGTTCTCGGCCAGCTCGGCCTACCGCTTCAACAGTGAGACGTTCCAATGGTCCAAGTTCGGGGATGTGATGGCCAAGAGGATCAGCTGTCACGCGGTGGCGTCGGGCAATCGGCTGTACGTGGTGGGGGGGTACTTCGGGGCTCAGAGGTGCAAGACCCTGGACTGTTACGACCCCTCTACAGACTCGTGGGATAGCGTGACCAGCGTGCCCTACTCGCTGATCCCCACAGCTTTCGTCAGCACCTGGAAGTACCTCTCAGCGTAG